A genomic segment from Flavobacterium litorale encodes:
- a CDS encoding DUF6252 family protein produces MTLGFVSCDTEPVDPVFLDFVPDSEQPSSFEVTIDGELFQATTSNASIGQGLIGIQGVGSNGKNISIVLEGTTLSIGAYAPSDVLMIYQPETNDDDLGYINYDPDLVIGGEIPDNIYEGAFTITNIDTVNQTISGTFSFTGYWSNSDDEIEAVELTNGVFTNVPYVDNNNNPNPGSDEDYITADVDGAETNFIIAIAVVSGNYLTVSGQNVAPPKQIQLIMDADITPGTYDITEDGGFNNGVTGLYSEGLVLYVVQSGQLTIISNDGNSVKGTFAFSAYKAEDESEIIEITNGDFDIELP; encoded by the coding sequence ATGACTTTAGGATTCGTATCATGTGATACTGAGCCTGTAGATCCTGTGTTTTTAGATTTTGTACCTGATTCAGAACAGCCAAGTTCGTTTGAGGTTACCATTGATGGCGAACTTTTTCAGGCTACCACTTCAAATGCTTCAATCGGTCAAGGCTTAATCGGCATACAAGGTGTAGGAAGCAACGGGAAAAATATAAGTATTGTTTTAGAAGGTACAACTTTAAGTATTGGAGCATATGCACCATCAGATGTATTAATGATATACCAACCCGAAACAAATGATGATGACCTCGGTTATATAAATTATGATCCTGATCTTGTAATAGGAGGTGAAATTCCTGATAATATTTATGAAGGAGCATTTACCATAACGAATATTGATACGGTTAATCAAACTATTTCAGGTACATTTAGCTTTACAGGATATTGGAGCAATAGTGACGATGAAATAGAAGCAGTAGAACTTACAAATGGAGTTTTTACAAATGTTCCTTATGTAGATAATAATAACAATCCAAATCCAGGATCAGATGAAGATTATATTACCGCAGATGTAGATGGTGCTGAGACGAATTTTATAATAGCAATCGCTGTAGTATCAGGAAATTATCTAACAGTAAGTGGTCAAAATGTAGCTCCTCCAAAACAAATACAATTAATAATGGATGCAGATATAACACCTGGCACATATGATATTACTGAAGATGGAGGATTTAATAATGGAGTAACAGGATTGTATTCTGAGGGCTTAGTACTGTATGTTGTTCAATCAGGTCAATTAACTATTATAAGCAATGATGGTAACTCTGTGAAAGGAACTTTTGCATTTTCGGCTTATAAAGCAGAAGACGAAAGTGAAATTATTGAAATTACAAACGGAGACTTCGACATTGAGCTACCTTAG
- a CDS encoding T9SS type B sorting domain-containing protein has product MTLFDFELSPLRQCARKLYILCAILLWSALYSHTTVAQEFLLDVNVTNQTCLGNGQLTLSVSNQNPDAPVTYIVYLLPNTVNAIYNNTNPIVSNLTDGTYLVVATQTIDGTTVSDEQEVIIADETEPLIYNVTSDSTVCGDDGIINIIVTQGNPETYEILTGPVTAPAQESNTFEGVPAGTYTVRVIDNCGEGIVKAHTVISTESVMVISGTGFPDAELPDCNTITISHTITPQNPDIPIPGPVNITYTLFPPDGGDPIIFTDVLGVEDETTQEVPFFYDTDYFYDLEITDGCGRIYSVPNNLIRQKLRADGGFDNAECGGKIILIGVAKYVAPYTITFTEFPEDFDPEIANTQHPGPFAGEQVIYGASDAPVPFGFYEFTITDACGRSETGTILIEEDEEIQPLDNSRNNDCEDNLGTTEIVLPGFILVGGNILTAPAEYIETLPYDLSGNINDDDNVEVDGLPPGIYQFEVIDECDNVYPIEIEIPEFSASGITYNARPDCAIGLGSIRVGSGFPLTAVTITSAPAAFSETLPFNAFEFVAGDGALYMDSLPPGEYTFTADTDCTDELTISGTVTGYEVTSNEISEVRYCGAFDLNVAHNSNGVAFNKFWLQKLIDPDTNTWGHPTMAGGNYEEGTLPMNNNSLEVNNNATTINLISTGNFRVLKSFKSFGNGVNEKDCVEILYEFEFFDDLNITDIKSLTCSGSVADVEITAIGAEPLTYTIISKNGDTSFTIGNGNNNIFLGLESAIYELRVDDPCGNFDTLPFNVAELPSLVNATAPNNIDICDEGGDGIENYNLADFDETILNGQSLDEVTLTYHSNENDAETGAAPLPMEYTANIGLSEIFARVVFNESAEDCYATTSFRIIIRELPQLQMQDVWSACEGKSVRIVADAGYESYLWSTEEETRAITVEETGEYTVTVTDTQGCETTKTVTVTNSQAPEINEVTIEDWTENNNIITVILENTTDLDHFEYSLDGIIYQESNTFTGLEPGQYDVYVRDKFDCGIATEDVFLLTYPKFFTPNGDGVNETWRIEFSRLEPDLHVYIYDRYGKAITGFLSSSEGWDGTLNGKKLPATDYWFVVTRQNGKEYKGHFSMVR; this is encoded by the coding sequence ATGACGTTATTTGACTTCGAATTAAGTCCTTTAAGGCAATGCGCACGTAAGTTATATATACTATGTGCAATATTGCTATGGTCTGCACTGTACTCACACACTACGGTTGCACAGGAGTTTTTGCTCGATGTTAATGTTACCAATCAAACTTGCCTAGGTAACGGGCAGCTAACGCTATCTGTTAGTAACCAAAATCCTGATGCCCCTGTTACGTACATAGTATACTTATTGCCCAATACCGTAAACGCAATTTACAATAATACAAACCCCATAGTTAGTAACCTTACAGATGGTACTTACCTTGTTGTTGCTACACAAACTATTGATGGAACTACCGTTAGCGACGAACAAGAAGTTATTATTGCTGATGAAACAGAACCCTTAATTTACAATGTAACTAGTGATAGTACTGTATGTGGCGACGATGGTATTATAAACATAATTGTAACACAGGGGAATCCTGAAACATACGAGATACTTACAGGACCTGTTACAGCACCAGCGCAAGAATCGAATACATTTGAAGGTGTACCCGCAGGTACCTACACCGTAAGAGTAATAGATAATTGTGGCGAAGGAATTGTAAAGGCGCATACTGTAATCTCTACAGAATCGGTAATGGTAATAAGTGGAACAGGATTCCCTGATGCCGAGTTACCCGATTGTAATACAATAACCATAAGCCACACTATAACACCTCAAAACCCTGATATTCCAATACCAGGTCCTGTAAATATTACCTATACATTATTCCCACCAGATGGAGGCGATCCCATTATATTTACAGATGTATTAGGAGTAGAAGATGAAACAACACAAGAAGTACCTTTTTTTTATGATACCGACTATTTTTACGATTTAGAAATTACTGATGGTTGTGGCAGAATATATTCTGTACCCAACAATCTCATTAGGCAAAAACTTAGAGCAGATGGCGGTTTTGATAATGCAGAGTGCGGAGGTAAAATTATTTTGATAGGTGTTGCCAAATACGTAGCGCCTTATACCATAACATTTACGGAATTTCCAGAAGATTTTGACCCTGAAATAGCGAATACGCAACATCCAGGACCGTTTGCTGGAGAACAAGTTATATACGGAGCCTCTGATGCCCCAGTACCCTTTGGGTTTTACGAATTTACCATTACAGATGCCTGCGGTCGTAGTGAAACAGGTACTATTTTGATTGAAGAGGATGAAGAAATACAGCCCTTAGATAATTCAAGAAATAATGATTGCGAGGATAATTTGGGTACAACTGAAATAGTATTGCCTGGATTTATATTAGTAGGTGGTAACATTCTTACAGCACCCGCCGAATATATTGAAACATTACCTTATGACCTCTCGGGGAATATAAACGATGATGATAACGTAGAAGTGGACGGGTTACCACCAGGAATATACCAATTTGAGGTTATTGACGAATGCGATAATGTGTACCCTATAGAAATTGAAATTCCAGAATTTAGCGCTTCAGGTATTACATACAATGCCCGCCCCGACTGTGCTATAGGTTTAGGCTCTATAAGAGTTGGTAGCGGTTTCCCACTAACTGCTGTAACTATTACCAGTGCACCAGCAGCATTTAGCGAAACGCTTCCGTTTAATGCCTTTGAATTTGTAGCAGGAGATGGAGCGTTATATATGGACAGCCTACCCCCTGGCGAATATACTTTTACTGCAGATACTGATTGCACTGATGAATTGACTATATCGGGAACAGTAACAGGATATGAAGTAACAAGTAATGAAATTTCCGAAGTACGTTACTGTGGCGCATTCGATCTTAATGTGGCACACAATAGTAATGGTGTGGCATTTAATAAGTTTTGGCTTCAAAAATTAATTGACCCAGATACCAATACGTGGGGGCATCCAACAATGGCAGGCGGCAACTATGAAGAAGGTACGCTACCCATGAACAACAATAGTTTAGAGGTAAACAATAACGCTACTACAATTAACCTAATTAGTACAGGCAACTTTAGAGTTCTTAAATCGTTTAAGTCATTTGGTAATGGTGTTAACGAGAAAGACTGTGTAGAAATATTATATGAATTTGAGTTTTTCGACGATTTAAACATAACCGATATAAAAAGCCTTACCTGCTCTGGTAGCGTTGCCGATGTAGAAATAACTGCTATTGGTGCAGAACCGCTTACCTATACCATAATTAGTAAAAATGGTGACACTAGCTTTACCATTGGTAATGGCAACAACAATATATTTTTAGGGTTGGAATCGGCCATATACGAGTTAAGGGTTGATGACCCTTGTGGTAACTTTGATACATTGCCCTTTAATGTTGCCGAATTGCCATCATTAGTCAACGCAACAGCACCTAATAATATTGATATTTGTGACGAAGGCGGTGATGGAATAGAAAACTATAATCTTGCTGACTTTGATGAAACAATACTTAACGGACAAAGTTTAGACGAGGTTACACTTACCTACCACAGTAATGAAAATGATGCCGAGACGGGTGCTGCACCACTACCAATGGAATATACTGCAAACATTGGTTTGAGCGAAATTTTTGCTCGGGTGGTGTTTAACGAAAGTGCCGAAGATTGTTATGCAACAACATCATTTAGGATAATTATACGCGAATTACCTCAATTACAAATGCAAGATGTATGGTCGGCGTGCGAAGGCAAGAGTGTACGAATAGTTGCTGATGCGGGCTACGAAAGTTACCTATGGTCTACCGAAGAAGAAACTAGAGCTATTACAGTTGAAGAAACTGGAGAGTATACTGTAACCGTAACCGATACACAAGGCTGCGAAACAACAAAAACAGTAACTGTAACCAACTCACAAGCCCCAGAAATAAATGAGGTGACTATTGAAGATTGGACTGAAAATAATAATATTATAACCGTTATACTGGAAAACACTACCGATTTAGACCATTTTGAATACTCTTTAGATGGCATTATTTATCAGGAGAGCAATACATTTACAGGTTTAGAGCCTGGGCAGTACGATGTTTACGTACGTGATAAATTTGATTGTGGTATTGCTACCGAAGATGTTTTCCTGCTAACCTACCCTAAATTTTTCACCCCGAATGGTGATGGTGTGAATGAAACATGGCGTATTGAATTTAGCAGACTAGAGCCTGATTTACATGTGTATATTTATGACCGCTATGGGAAAGCAATCACTGGATTCCTATCCAGTAGTGAGGGTTGGGACGGAACGCTAAATGGCAAAAAACTTCCTGCTACCGACTATTGGTTTGTAGTAACCCGCCAAAACGGAAAAGAATACAAGGGGCACTTCTCAATGGTGCGCTAA
- the cmk gene encoding (d)CMP kinase, whose translation MKKITIAIDGFSSTGKSTLAKQLAKHLGYAYVDTGAMYRAVTYYAMEEGYIDDNHFDEKALVNNLSNINLRFVFNADLGFAEMYLNGQNVEKVIRTLAVSSKVSRVAAVSAVRAKLVEQQQQMGANKGVVMDGRDIGTVVFPDAELKLYMTASAQTRAQRRYDELIAKGDKVTYEEVLKNVQERDSIDSTRADSPLVKADDAIAIDNSELTIQEQFDKVLTLVASVT comes from the coding sequence ATGAAAAAAATTACTATTGCTATAGATGGTTTTTCTTCCACAGGAAAAAGCACACTCGCCAAACAACTCGCCAAACATTTAGGGTACGCATATGTAGATACGGGTGCCATGTACCGTGCTGTTACGTACTATGCAATGGAAGAGGGGTATATTGACGATAATCATTTTGATGAAAAAGCATTAGTAAACAATTTATCAAATATAAACCTTCGTTTTGTATTTAATGCTGATTTGGGTTTTGCAGAAATGTATTTGAACGGACAAAACGTAGAGAAAGTAATACGTACCCTAGCCGTATCCAGTAAAGTTAGCCGAGTAGCAGCAGTATCTGCCGTAAGGGCTAAATTAGTAGAACAGCAACAGCAAATGGGAGCCAATAAAGGTGTGGTAATGGACGGACGTGATATTGGCACAGTTGTATTTCCTGATGCCGAGTTAAAATTATACATGACGGCTAGTGCACAAACCCGTGCGCAGCGACGCTATGACGAACTTATTGCAAAAGGCGATAAGGTAACTTACGAAGAGGTGTTAAAAAATGTACAAGAACGCGATAGTATTGATTCGACTAGGGCAGACTCACCACTGGTAAAAGCAGACGATGCTATAGCCATAGATAACTCCGAACTGACCATACAAGAACAATTTGATAAAGTACTAACACTTGTAGCTAGTGTAACTTGA
- the lon gene encoding endopeptidase La, with translation MSDQKILNIDSLSLQEIDTDAELIPLMTPEDEEEMNNEVLPEALPILPLRNMVLFPGVVIPITAGRDKSIKLINDANAAGKIIGVVSQKDETVEEPTAEDINTVGTVARILRVLKMPDGNTTVIIQGKKRFEIDTVTTEQPYLMATIKEVSETKPEKGDAEFATIIESIKDLAIQIIKESPNIPTEATFAIKNIESESFLVNFVSSNMNLTVDEKQSLLTKNDLKERALETLRHMNVELQKLELKNDIQSKVRSDLDQQQREYFLHQQMKTIQEELGGVSHDQEIDEMRKKGKAKKWNEKTKAHFNKEIAKLQRMNPQVAEYATQRNYLELMLDLPWGTFSKDKFDLKRAEKILNRDHYGLEDVKRRIIEYLAVLKLRNDMKSPILCLYGPPGVGKTSIGKSVAEALGREYIRISLGGLRDEAEIRGHRKTYIGAMPGRIIQSIKKAGTSNPVFVLDEIDKLSSGHNGDPSSALLEVLDPEQNSEFYDNFLELGFDLSKVMFIATSNNMSSIQPALRDRMEIIKMTGYTIEEKVEIARKHLLPKQIKEHGLTTKDISIGKRQLEKIIVGYTRESGVRGLEKQLAKMVRSIAKAIAMEEEYNIKVTDADIIEALGAPKMERDKYENNDVAGVVTGLAWTTVGGDILFIESILSKGKGSMTMTGNLGTVMKESATIALEYIKANAALLGISPEVISSYNVHIHVPEGATPKDGPSAGVAMLTSLVSSFTQKRVKKQMAMTGEITLRGKVLPVGGIKEKILAAKRANIKEVLLCEDNKRDIDEIKPEYLQGLTFHYVKEMSDVIKHAVTDQPVKNAKTL, from the coding sequence ATGTCTGATCAAAAAATATTAAATATTGACAGTCTGTCACTTCAAGAAATTGATACTGATGCAGAATTAATTCCGTTAATGACGCCAGAGGATGAAGAAGAAATGAACAATGAGGTACTGCCAGAAGCATTACCCATACTACCATTGCGTAACATGGTTTTATTTCCAGGCGTTGTAATACCCATTACAGCAGGGCGAGATAAATCTATAAAATTAATAAACGATGCCAATGCAGCAGGAAAAATAATTGGTGTGGTATCGCAAAAAGATGAAACTGTTGAAGAGCCTACAGCAGAAGATATTAATACGGTAGGTACGGTAGCCCGCATACTAAGAGTACTAAAAATGCCCGATGGTAATACTACTGTTATTATACAAGGTAAAAAGCGTTTTGAAATAGATACCGTAACAACAGAACAGCCCTACCTAATGGCTACTATTAAAGAGGTGAGCGAAACAAAACCCGAAAAGGGAGATGCAGAGTTTGCTACTATAATAGAGTCCATAAAAGATTTAGCCATACAAATTATAAAAGAAAGCCCAAACATTCCTACAGAGGCTACTTTTGCGATTAAAAATATAGAAAGCGAATCGTTTTTAGTCAATTTTGTATCATCTAACATGAACCTTACAGTAGATGAAAAACAAAGCTTACTTACAAAAAACGACCTTAAGGAGCGTGCGTTAGAAACACTGCGACACATGAATGTTGAGTTGCAGAAGTTGGAACTCAAAAACGATATACAGAGCAAAGTACGTTCTGACCTCGACCAACAACAGCGTGAATATTTCCTGCATCAGCAAATGAAAACCATCCAGGAAGAACTTGGAGGGGTATCGCACGATCAGGAAATTGATGAAATGCGTAAAAAAGGGAAAGCTAAAAAATGGAACGAAAAAACCAAAGCGCATTTTAATAAAGAAATTGCCAAATTACAACGTATGAATCCGCAAGTAGCAGAATATGCTACACAACGTAACTATTTGGAGCTAATGCTCGATTTGCCTTGGGGAACATTCTCTAAAGATAAATTTGATTTAAAACGTGCCGAAAAAATACTAAACCGCGACCATTATGGTCTGGAAGACGTAAAGCGTCGTATTATAGAGTACTTGGCTGTACTCAAACTACGTAACGATATGAAATCGCCTATACTGTGCTTGTACGGACCTCCAGGGGTTGGTAAAACATCCATAGGTAAATCGGTAGCCGAGGCATTAGGCAGAGAATATATCCGTATATCGTTAGGTGGGCTTCGTGACGAGGCAGAAATACGCGGGCACCGAAAAACCTATATAGGAGCTATGCCAGGTAGAATTATACAGAGCATAAAAAAGGCAGGCACATCAAACCCTGTTTTTGTACTGGATGAGATAGATAAACTATCCAGCGGGCATAATGGCGATCCTTCATCAGCATTATTAGAGGTACTGGACCCTGAGCAAAACTCCGAGTTTTACGATAATTTCTTAGAGTTAGGTTTCGACCTCTCTAAGGTAATGTTTATTGCTACGTCCAATAACATGTCAAGCATTCAGCCTGCACTTCGCGACAGAATGGAGATTATTAAAATGACGGGGTATACCATAGAGGAGAAAGTAGAAATAGCCAGAAAGCACCTCTTACCAAAACAAATAAAAGAGCATGGGCTTACCACTAAAGATATTAGTATTGGTAAAAGGCAGCTTGAAAAAATAATAGTAGGCTACACACGCGAATCAGGTGTTCGTGGTCTCGAAAAACAATTGGCTAAAATGGTACGCTCTATTGCAAAAGCAATAGCAATGGAGGAAGAATACAATATTAAAGTTACCGATGCTGATATTATTGAAGCACTTGGAGCACCAAAAATGGAACGCGATAAGTACGAAAATAACGATGTAGCAGGTGTAGTAACGGGATTGGCATGGACTACTGTTGGTGGCGATATCCTGTTTATAGAATCCATACTATCTAAAGGAAAAGGTAGTATGACCATGACGGGTAACTTAGGTACGGTAATGAAAGAATCTGCAACCATAGCACTCGAATATATTAAAGCCAACGCAGCCTTGTTAGGAATAAGCCCAGAAGTAATATCGAGTTACAACGTACACATACACGTACCCGAAGGCGCAACGCCAAAAGATGGCCCTAGTGCAGGTGTAGCCATGCTAACATCGTTAGTATCGTCATTCACACAAAAAAGAGTTAAAAAACAAATGGCAATGACGGGCGAAATTACCTTAAGAGGTAAAGTACTCCCTGTTGGTGGTATTAAAGAGAAAATACTTGCTGCTAAACGTGCTAATATTAAAGAAGTATTATTGTGTGAAGACAACAAGCGCGATATTGACGAAATTAAACCAGAATATTTGCAAGGGCTTACCTTTCACTACGTAAAAGAAATGAGCGATGTAATTAAGCATGCCGTAACTGACCAACCTGTAAAAAACGCAAAAACATTATAG
- the porQ gene encoding type IX secretion system protein PorQ has protein sequence MFKKGYLYFLLLSSTLSFSQIGGRATYQFLSLVTSPRQAALGGKTVTIYDYDVNQAIYNPATINPDMHNRLSVNYGSYFGEVTYGTAAYAYTYDRHVQTFHAGVTYVNYGTFEGRDEAGLLTGDFTGSEIALSFGYAYNIPWTDIYVGANGKLISSTLESYNSFGGAIDIGALYIDEDNDINIALAIRNVGMQFTTYAGVQERLPLEIIAGISQEVENVPIRWHITLENLQQWNIAFSNPNRAEQSIDGTVEEEKVSFVNNALRHLIVGAELFPGKSFNLRVGYNFRRGEELRVEEQRNFSGISVGMGLRFNNLRFDYSYSRYTLAANTSLFGLTIKL, from the coding sequence ATGTTCAAAAAAGGTTATCTTTATTTTCTTCTACTCAGTAGTACATTGTCTTTTAGTCAAATAGGAGGTAGAGCAACCTATCAGTTTTTAAGCCTTGTCACCTCCCCACGCCAAGCTGCCCTTGGCGGAAAAACGGTTACTATTTACGATTACGATGTAAACCAAGCCATATATAACCCTGCAACCATTAACCCAGATATGCACAACAGGCTCTCAGTAAATTATGGGAGTTATTTTGGCGAAGTAACCTATGGTACTGCTGCCTATGCCTATACGTACGATAGGCACGTACAAACATTCCATGCGGGTGTAACATACGTAAATTACGGTACTTTTGAAGGTCGTGACGAAGCAGGACTGTTAACAGGCGATTTTACAGGTAGCGAAATAGCACTCTCTTTTGGTTACGCCTACAACATTCCGTGGACGGATATTTACGTAGGAGCAAATGGTAAACTAATATCGTCTACGCTAGAAAGTTATAACTCCTTTGGTGGCGCAATAGACATAGGTGCATTGTATATTGACGAAGATAACGATATTAATATAGCCCTTGCCATACGTAATGTAGGTATGCAATTTACCACCTACGCAGGAGTGCAAGAGCGCTTACCATTAGAAATTATAGCAGGAATATCGCAGGAAGTTGAAAATGTGCCCATACGTTGGCACATAACCCTCGAGAATTTACAACAATGGAATATTGCCTTTTCTAACCCTAACCGTGCAGAACAAAGTATAGATGGTACGGTAGAAGAAGAAAAAGTATCGTTTGTAAATAATGCATTACGCCACCTTATTGTAGGAGCAGAACTTTTTCCAGGGAAAAGTTTTAACCTGAGAGTAGGCTACAACTTTAGGAGAGGTGAGGAGTTAAGGGTAGAGGAGCAACGAAATTTTTCTGGAATATCCGTAGGTATGGGACTACGTTTTAATAACCTGCGTTTTGATTATTCCTATTCCCGATACACATTAGCCGCAAATACCAGTTTGTTTGGACTAACCATAAAACTCTAG
- a CDS encoding nucleoside permease, whose product MGIKNRLVTMSFLQFFVWGAWLITIANYWFGTKHWDGTQFGLVFGTMGIASIFMPTLTGIIADKWINAERLYGVLHLLYAAALFYIPQVNDPTTFIYVMLVAMCFYMPTIALSNSISYTALKLNNLDVVKSFPPIRVWGTIGFIAAMWITNLTDNKATEYQFYIAGLAAVILGFYSFTLPKCKPQNTKANSSLIEALGLEAFKLFGVYKIALFFIFSMFLGAALQLTNAYGDVFLDEFKFFPKYASSFVVEYSTIIMSISQVSETLFILAIPFFLKRFGIKQVMLISMFAWVLRFALFAYGDPVTGLWMIILSCVVYGMAFDFFNISGSLFIETTTPAKIRSSAQGLFMMMTNGFGAVAGSFISGWMIDKYFTKSFTSTTGLADFLETESSNTVMLKFIEERNVEVAANGSFTDTIFMKDWHSIWLAFAIYALVIAIAFAILFKHKHDPKAVATISH is encoded by the coding sequence ATGGGGATTAAAAACCGCCTCGTTACCATGAGTTTCTTACAATTTTTTGTTTGGGGCGCATGGCTCATAACTATTGCTAATTATTGGTTTGGTACTAAACATTGGGATGGAACCCAATTTGGACTTGTATTTGGTACTATGGGAATTGCCTCTATATTTATGCCCACCCTAACAGGTATAATAGCCGATAAATGGATAAATGCAGAACGGTTATACGGTGTACTCCATTTACTATACGCAGCAGCTCTTTTTTACATTCCTCAGGTAAACGACCCTACTACGTTTATATATGTAATGCTGGTAGCCATGTGTTTTTATATGCCTACCATTGCATTAAGCAATTCTATATCCTATACTGCACTAAAACTAAACAATCTTGACGTTGTTAAGAGCTTTCCGCCCATACGGGTATGGGGTACTATAGGTTTTATTGCTGCCATGTGGATTACCAATTTAACGGATAATAAAGCTACCGAATATCAGTTTTATATTGCAGGTTTAGCGGCTGTTATTTTAGGTTTTTACTCCTTTACATTACCTAAATGTAAGCCGCAGAATACAAAAGCAAATTCCTCTTTAATAGAAGCATTGGGGCTAGAAGCCTTTAAATTATTTGGCGTATATAAAATAGCCTTATTTTTTATATTCTCCATGTTTTTAGGTGCAGCCCTACAGCTTACAAACGCTTATGGCGATGTTTTTTTAGATGAGTTTAAATTTTTCCCCAAATACGCTAGTTCCTTTGTAGTAGAATATTCTACTATAATAATGTCCATATCACAAGTTTCCGAAACCTTATTTATACTTGCCATTCCTTTCTTTCTAAAGCGTTTTGGTATTAAGCAGGTAATGCTTATTAGCATGTTTGCTTGGGTGCTTCGGTTTGCACTTTTTGCCTATGGCGATCCTGTTACAGGATTGTGGATGATTATACTATCGTGTGTTGTATATGGTATGGCATTTGACTTTTTCAATATATCAGGTTCATTATTTATAGAAACGACTACGCCCGCAAAAATACGCTCTTCGGCACAAGGTTTATTTATGATGATGACAAACGGATTTGGTGCTGTAGCTGGTAGTTTTATTTCGGGTTGGATGATTGATAAATATTTTACAAAGTCGTTTACTAGTACGACAGGTTTGGCGGACTTTTTAGAAACAGAATCTTCTAATACCGTAATGCTAAAGTTTATTGAAGAAAGAAATGTTGAAGTAGCTGCTAACGGTAGTTTTACCGATACTATTTTTATGAAAGATTGGCACAGCATCTGGCTAGCTTTTGCTATATATGCATTAGTTATTGCTATTGCTTTTGCTATATTATTTAAGCATAAACACGACCCTAAGGCAGTGGCAACTATTAGTCATTAA
- a CDS encoding DUF6252 family protein, which yields MKRINILSAFFVLIAALGFVSCDTEPVDPVFLDFVPDTEEPASFKVTIDGELFTANATQAAVADGIITIVGQRGTNGEFVSVTVAGTTVGSYPEALLTYNPSDESDFGYWNIDPDFNNTGGVTITAINTQNNTISGTFQYVGYWSDDSEEREPVELNNGTFTNIPYTGSLTDPDPDPDDEYFRATIDGDEKNYGVILSLQSGESVTLSGQIIEPANQIQLLMPIDITPGTYALEDGTDTFAIYSDNGETLTITTGELTVISNADGFIKGEFTFSALDADDNVVEITNGEFNIEL from the coding sequence ATGAAAAGAATAAATATTCTATCGGCATTCTTTGTTTTAATTGCAGCTTTGGGTTTTGTATCGTGTGATACTGAGCCTGTAGATCCTGTGTTTTTAGACTTTGTACCTGATACCGAAGAACCAGCATCCTTTAAAGTTACTATAGATGGTGAACTGTTTACTGCCAATGCTACCCAAGCAGCTGTAGCCGATGGTATTATTACTATTGTTGGGCAAAGAGGAACAAATGGCGAATTTGTTAGCGTTACTGTAGCTGGTACTACTGTAGGGTCGTATCCAGAAGCATTATTAACCTACAATCCATCAGATGAGTCCGATTTCGGATATTGGAATATCGATCCAGATTTTAATAATACAGGTGGTGTTACAATAACAGCTATAAATACACAAAATAATACCATATCAGGTACATTCCAATACGTAGGATATTGGTCTGATGATAGTGAAGAAAGAGAGCCTGTTGAACTTAATAATGGTACGTTTACCAATATACCTTATACAGGTTCACTTACTGACCCTGATCCTGATCCAGATGATGAGTATTTTAGAGCTACAATAGATGGAGACGAAAAAAATTATGGTGTTATACTATCACTACAATCAGGAGAATCGGTTACACTTAGTGGACAAATTATTGAGCCAGCAAACCAAATTCAGTTATTAATGCCTATCGATATTACACCAGGTACATACGCGCTAGAGGACGGTACAGATACATTTGCTATATATTCTGATAATGGAGAGACGCTTACAATAACTACGGGTGAATTGACTGTAATTAGTAATGCGGATGGATTTATAAAAGGAGAATTTACATTTAGTGCACTCGATGCGGATGATAATGTTGTTGAAATAACAAATGGTGAATTTAATATCGAATTATAG